In one window of Chitinophagales bacterium DNA:
- a CDS encoding alpha/beta hydrolase: protein MNYEIKQVDKFKFVEVGEGEPLVLLHGLFGALSNFKELVEHFRHTHKVVVPILPLFDLDIFHTTVGGLEKHVQKFIETMDYQNVHLLGNSLGGHVALVHVLKHPERIKSLILTGSSGLFENGMGDSYPKRGDYEYIKKKVEITFYDPAVATKELVDEVFEITNNRLKVIKIISLAKSAIRNNLGEELNQIKVPTCLIWGNNDIVTPPFVGREFNKLITTSELHIIDHCGHAPMMEVPVEFNKILEGFLARLKQQ from the coding sequence ATGAATTACGAGATCAAACAGGTAGATAAATTCAAATTTGTAGAAGTAGGTGAAGGTGAGCCGCTGGTCTTGCTCCATGGCTTGTTTGGTGCCCTTAGCAATTTCAAAGAACTGGTAGAACATTTCAGACACACACATAAAGTGGTGGTGCCTATTTTGCCTTTGTTCGACTTGGATATTTTTCATACCACAGTAGGTGGATTGGAAAAGCACGTACAGAAATTCATTGAAACAATGGATTATCAAAATGTGCACCTGCTGGGTAACTCACTTGGTGGGCATGTGGCTTTGGTGCATGTGCTGAAACACCCTGAACGTATTAAATCCCTGATTCTAACCGGCAGCTCAGGCTTGTTTGAAAATGGCATGGGTGATAGCTATCCTAAGCGCGGCGATTATGAGTATATCAAGAAAAAAGTAGAGATTACTTTTTATGATCCGGCTGTTGCTACCAAAGAGCTGGTAGATGAGGTTTTCGAGATCACGAATAATCGTCTCAAAGTGATTAAGATTATTTCACTCGCGAAGAGTGCTATCAGAAATAATCTTGGTGAAGAGTTGAATCAGATCAAAGTGCCTACCTGCTTAATTTGGGGAAATAACGATATCGTTACGCCACCATTTGTTGGCAGGGAGTTTAATAAACTCATTACGACAAGTGAGTTGCATATCATTGACCATTGTGGTCATGCGCCGATGATGGAAGTGCCGGTTGAGTTTAACAAAATTCTCGAAGGATTTCTTGCTCGCCTCAAGCAGCAGTAA